In Gemmatimonadaceae bacterium, the genomic window GTGCATCGAGCGCGGCACACGGCGACCCACCGTGCAACGTCCCGAGCGCCCGCACCGCAGCGCGACTCGCACACACGTGCGCGGCGCTCCGGGAACTCCCGTCCGCACCGCCCGCCAGGACGGCCAGTCCGAGTGCGTCACCAGCCCCGCAGGTGCGCGACAGCCCCTCCACCACGGGCACCACGTGTGGCTCGCCGCGGCATCGCGACGACACGAGCCGATCGGCGACGGTAAGCCCCGGCAGCGTGGCAAGGCTCACGGCACCGTCCGGATGCGACGCCCGGAGCCCACTCCGCCCGGACAGCCCGGCGTGGGCCTGCGCGGCCGCCGACGCGTGCATGCGAAGCGACGAGGCCATCTCCGGCCGGATCGCGTCGACCAGCGCAACCGATGCCTGCAGTGCAAGGGCCGTTCCACTCGATCCGGTGGCGATGTCGCACGAGGTCGGCGCGGGTGCGGCCTGCATCGCCGCCCAGCAACCATCCGTGACCACCAGCCTCACGCCCAGCGCACGCTCCATCCGCAGCGCAGCATGGAACACGCCGGCCACGCCGCAGGTGCCGTGCGCAGCCAATGTGCCGAACCCACCCATCGCCGCCGCCGCTGCGTGCGCACCGTCACGGAACGCCGTGTCACCGGTGGCGGCGAAGAGGTCCGCCAGCACCACACCCACACCAGCGGCGCCACTGAACAGGTCGGCGCCGAGTGGACCGAAGTTCCAGGCGTCCACAGCGGGCGTGTAGAGCAGTGTGGTCCACAGGTGCGGCGATGCACCGCGGGCGTACGCCGCGTCGAGGAGCTTCGCACCGGACTCGGCCGCCGCGTCACGCCAGCGCGCACGGCCGCTTGCAGCCGACACGGTCACGCCATGGCCCCGCTCCGGCTGCGCCGGGTTCTCCTGCGTCGGATCGCGGACGAAGAGCGCCAGGCGCACGGCGTCCGCATCCGTATCGGGGCCCGACTGCTGCAGCGCCTGCCGGCGCGCCTGCACCCGTCCGATCGCCGTGCCCTCGCCGAACCCCGGCACGCAGGTCCCGCGGCCATCCCGCAACGCGTCGTCACCGGCCTGCACATGAAAGACGGGGATGTCCATGTCGCGCAGCGCAGCAAGCTCGGCGCGCACCACCGCCGCCGGCGCGCGACTGGTGAAGTGTGCGCGCCAGAGCCGCGCCAGCGACGCCTCGCGCGCGTAGGCATCGGCCAGGCAGGACGGCGCCAGGCTCGCCGTGCGCAAACGTGCGTAGAGGTGCGTGTTGCGGAAGATGAGGCGAGCAGGCGCCGACGCGGTGACAGCCAGCAGTTCGTCGATCGCACCCGCGCCCGCGCCGCGTGCCCATGCCGCCGCTGCCACGTATCCATCTACCAGCGCCGGAAGGTGGTCGCCGGGCGCGATCCCCGACCACGCGCCACCGGGACCGCTCGGCAAGGCGGTGGCATCCGGGAAGGTGTCATCCGCGGAGCCGAACGGCGCGCGACGCCGGTCTGCCGTCGCCATCGCCCCGAGATCCGCGGCACGCCGGCCAGGCGCGCCCACCACCTGCGCGGTGATCAGCCCCACGCGCAACGGCGTGTCCCACACCTGCTCGGCCAGCAGCCGATCCCCAGCCGGCGTGTCCTCCGCGAGGCGCGTCCGTGCCGAGAGCAGCCCCTCGAGGTCGATGAGCATCGGGTGCTCACCCCACGCAATGACGTTCTCCGCGATGCAGTCCGTCGCGTCGAACAGTTGCAGCAGGCGGCTCAGCACGCCGACGCGGCCGAAGTACCGCGCCACGGCTGCCGGGTCCGGACAGGGCGAAGGCTCGATCCACTCCTGCCAGCCATGCGCGGTGCCGGCGAGTGTCCGCGGCATCTGCGGCGCCGGCACGACCCCATCACGCGCGGCGCAGCCCAGCAGCGCGCCGAATGCCGCGGCCCCCGACATGTCGTGCGGCTTCCACGCGAGCGAGGGCCCGGACTCGAAGTCGAGCCGGCAGACCATCCGCCCACCGTCGTGCGGGTCACTCAGCCCACCCCGGTATCCGATGACGCGCCCGGTGCGCGCACCACCGCCGAAGGTCGCCGCGAGGTGGGCCGAATCCGCCAGCAGCCGCTCGCGCAGCTGCAGCAGGTGTTCCTGCCACTGGTGCACCGTCAGGCTCACCAATCGCGCCGCCACCGGGAACGCCTCGAACCGGTGCAGCCACGCGTTTACGGTGTCCGGGGCGTCGTCGCCACGCAGCGTGACCAGCAGCGGGGCCAGCCGTGCGGTCACATCCGCCGCCAGCGCCGGCACCACCACCGGATCGAAGACGTCGGCGCCGCGCACCAGGAGTGCGGCCCGCTCGAGCAGCAGCCGCGACCAGGGATCGCCGCCGGCCATCGCGACCGACACCGACCGGTTCGACGAGCCGCAGGACGTCCGGCCGGCATGCCCCGAATGCCGGCCGAGTGCGCTCACCAGCCGGCGGAACTCCCGCGCCCACGCAGGCAGGCGGGTGGCGTCCGTCACCTCGACGTCGTGCAGCGATCGTCGCCACGCCGCGTGTGTGGTGCCAAGCGCAGCGAGCAGCGCAGGCAACCCGTCGGCGGGCAGGCCCGCACCCGCCAGCCACGCGCGCTCGCGTGCCGTGGCCGGGTGTACGTCACCCGTCGCTCCGCACACGGGGGACAGGCCGCGTTCCGGCACCCGCTCGCACGGCGCCGCCCCTCGCGCCACGATGCCGGCCAGCCGTGACGCGACCTCCCCGCGGGTGTCCACCGATGCGATCGCGAGCACGCTCAGTCCGTGTAAAGCGCGACGACCTTGCCCAGCCGCGCCGGCGCATCGAAGCTGCGGGAGACGAACTCCGCCGCCACCGCCGCCCGCGCTGGATCGCTGTCCTCGCGGGCCGTGCGAAGCACCCGGTCGAGGAGCACAGGCAGCCGGCCGGCCTCCCAGTCGGCCAGCGCCTCGGTCAGGTCCGCATGGACGCCGGCACAGTTGCCGATGATCGCGACGTTCTTCAGCATCGCGACCTGCAGTGCCACGCCGTAGTCGACGGTGGACGTTGGGGCCGCGAGCGCGTCGTGCTGTCCGTGGAATCCACAGGTCACGTAGCGCCCCGACGGCGCGAGGAGTGGCAGCAGGCGGCAGAGGTGCAGGTCGAAGAACGGATCGGCGACGGCCGCGAAGCCCCCGTGCGCGGCGGCCTCCTCGCGCAGGGCGTCGAGTCCCTCCGCGTCATGTGGTGCGGCGGGCAGCGTGACCACCCGCGATGCGCCGTGCGCCGCGAGGGCTGCCGTCGCGCCGGGCGCGGTGGTCGTCGCGACGACGCGCACGCCGGCGGCGTGCAACGCGGCGATCAGGAACAGCGAGGTGTTCGATCGCGCGGCAGTGACGAGCACCGCCTGGCCACGTCGCGCACCCATCTTCCGCACCATGCTGTACGCCGTCTGCGCCCCGATGCTGAAGGCGGAGGCCTCCGCATCACTCATCCCGGTCGGCACGCGGCAGAGCTGGTCCTCCCGCAGCACGAGGTACTCCGCCGAGGCACGATTACTCGGCACACCGACGCGTCCCGCCGGCGGATGGTCTGCGGGATAGTGGTTGTCACCCAGCACGCGCATGCCCGGTGCCAGCGTGCGGACCGCATCGCCCACGGCCACCACCTCGCCGGCGAACTCGGATCCGATCACCAGGAAGTGCGCCGCCGGCCCGATGGTCGACATCTGCAGCACACGGCGGCGGTCGCGATAGTTGCACGAGAAGCCGCGGACGCGCACCAGCACCTTGTGCGCACTGCTGCCCGACGGCTCGAACCGTGGCGGGGCGGGCGTCGTGAATCCGCACGTCACCTCGATGCCGTGCACCGAGGTGACGCCAATGGCCGCCGTGCGGACGCCGTCACCCGCTCCGCCACGGATGACGAGGGCGCGCATGCCCGGCGCGGCGATGGTCATGCCGCCACCACGGCGTGCCGCGCGATCGCCAGCGCCACGCGGTCGACGACGGGCTGCAGTGCGGCATCGCGGCGCGCCCAGCCGCTGGCGCGCCACAGGAGCCTGAGCAACCCCATGCCGGTGCCACTCCAGACCTCGGCGGGCGACAGCTCCAGCGGCGCCAGCCACGCCTCGAGCTGCCGTGGTGCGAACTGCGGCCCGGCGCCGATCGCGTTCAGCGCGCACACCCAGCCGGCATCGAATCCCGCCGGGGCGTGGCCGAAGGCTTCCCAGTCGAGCAGCACCAGCCGGGGACCGGCGAGGAGCATGTTCTGCGGTGCGAAATCGCCATGTGCAAACCGCAGCGGTGACGGCGGCGTCTCATCGAGTCGCGCACGCAGTGCTGCCACGCCGCCGGAGGCGTCCAGCGTCGC contains:
- the lanM gene encoding type 2 lantipeptide synthetase LanM, with translation MLAIASVDTRGEVASRLAGIVARGAAPCERVPERGLSPVCGATGDVHPATARERAWLAGAGLPADGLPALLAALGTTHAAWRRSLHDVEVTDATRLPAWAREFRRLVSALGRHSGHAGRTSCGSSNRSVSVAMAGGDPWSRLLLERAALLVRGADVFDPVVVPALAADVTARLAPLLVTLRGDDAPDTVNAWLHRFEAFPVAARLVSLTVHQWQEHLLQLRERLLADSAHLAATFGGGARTGRVIGYRGGLSDPHDGGRMVCRLDFESGPSLAWKPHDMSGAAAFGALLGCAARDGVVPAPQMPRTLAGTAHGWQEWIEPSPCPDPAAVARYFGRVGVLSRLLQLFDATDCIAENVIAWGEHPMLIDLEGLLSARTRLAEDTPAGDRLLAEQVWDTPLRVGLITAQVVGAPGRRAADLGAMATADRRRAPFGSADDTFPDATALPSGPGGAWSGIAPGDHLPALVDGYVAAAAWARGAGAGAIDELLAVTASAPARLIFRNTHLYARLRTASLAPSCLADAYAREASLARLWRAHFTSRAPAAVVRAELAALRDMDIPVFHVQAGDDALRDGRGTCVPGFGEGTAIGRVQARRQALQQSGPDTDADAVRLALFVRDPTQENPAQPERGHGVTVSAASGRARWRDAAAESGAKLLDAAYARGASPHLWTTLLYTPAVDAWNFGPLGADLFSGAAGVGVVLADLFAATGDTAFRDGAHAAAAAMGGFGTLAAHGTCGVAGVFHAALRMERALGVRLVVTDGCWAAMQAAPAPTSCDIATGSSGTALALQASVALVDAIRPEMASSLRMHASAAAQAHAGLSGRSGLRASHPDGAVSLATLPGLTVADRLVSSRCRGEPHVVPVVEGLSRTCGAGDALGLAVLAGGADGSSRSAAHVCASRAAVRALGTLHGGSPCAALDALVIQVAMRELTGARHWRDAAQDVAGAIVARGRAGAWLSPSIAPDHVLLSAIVGLAAVAHALLRLHDGASAPGLRVPAD
- a CDS encoding zinc-binding alcohol dehydrogenase family protein, with the translated sequence MTIAAPGMRALVIRGGAGDGVRTAAIGVTSVHGIEVTCGFTTPAPPRFEPSGSSAHKVLVRVRGFSCNYRDRRRVLQMSTIGPAAHFLVIGSEFAGEVVAVGDAVRTLAPGMRVLGDNHYPADHPPAGRVGVPSNRASAEYLVLREDQLCRVPTGMSDAEASAFSIGAQTAYSMVRKMGARRGQAVLVTAARSNTSLFLIAALHAAGVRVVATTTAPGATAALAAHGASRVVTLPAAPHDAEGLDALREEAAAHGGFAAVADPFFDLHLCRLLPLLAPSGRYVTCGFHGQHDALAAPTSTVDYGVALQVAMLKNVAIIGNCAGVHADLTEALADWEAGRLPVLLDRVLRTAREDSDPARAAVAAEFVSRSFDAPARLGKVVALYTD